CAAAGGCGCTCATCAAAGCAAAGGTGGGGGATACGGTCAAAATACAAACTCCTTCAGGGTTAAAAGAGATTGATATTGTTGGGGTGAACTACGATGAGTCGTAGTCACTTTGCTTAGGCACTGCGATTACGGATCACTCTAAATACGTCAGAGTTAGTGCGCAGCCCTCTTAATACTCGGGATAAGTGCAGGCGATTAGATACCTGAATCGTAAAGCGCATCGTTACGGAGTCTTCTTTGTACTTATCATCCATCGAGACGTTCAAGATGTTCGAATCGGCTGACGTAATACTGCTAGCCACTCTCGCCAATACGCCCTTACCTTGCTTTGTATCTACTATAATAGCGACATCAAATTCTCGATTGGTATCTTTACTCCACTGCACTCCCGCCCATTTGTCACTATCTTTAGAGAGCATCCTAAATGCAACTTTGCAATCCTGTGTATGAATTTGTAGGCCCTCGCCCTTTCCTAGGTAGCCAATAATGTCATCGCCCGGAATGGGGTGGCAGCAACTTTGGAAGCTTACCGACATTCCCTCGCGACCATCCACCACAATTGCCTGCCCCAGTGGTTCATTATGTAAGGTACTCCAATCACCCGTACCGAGTCGCATTTGTTCTGAGCCGGCTTCCTCTCCAATGAGGATCTTTAAGCGCGTAGCGAGCTCTTGCGCCGTTCTTCGACCAAGCACAATGTTCACACACACCTCTTCGCGAGTTTTATCACCCGTCCAATGCAACAATTTCTCCCATAACTCGGGAACCAATAAGCCAGCATCAACCCCCTGCTGTCGTAAAGCACTGGCTAATAATCGCTCACCGAGTTGAAGAGCTTCTGCATAGTGTTTTGTCTTTAATGAATGACGAATTGCTGCACGCGCTTTACCAGTGCGCACAAACTCTAACCAGCCTGGATTGGGTTGTGATGAGGTCGAGTTAATCACCTCCACAATATCGCCATTCTTTAACTCAGTGCGTAAGGGTAATTGCAGATTATTAATCTTGACCGCTACGCAGGCGTTTCCTAAATCACTATGAATAGAGTATGCAAAATCTAATGCTGTCGCTCCCCTTGGTAATGCACGGATCTGCCCCTTGGGCGTAAATACGTAAACGGCATCTGGGAACAGATCAATCTTCACATGCTCCAAAAACTCCTGTGAATCGCCACTATTATCTTGGATATCGACCAAAGACTGCAGCCATTGGTGCGCACGATTTTGTACCTCGCTTAACTCTGGAGAACCATCTTTGTAGACCCAGTGTGCTGCAACCCCAGATTCAGCAACCGCATGCATATCAGCAGTTCGTATCTGAAACTCTACCGGCACACCGGATGGACCTACCAAAGTGGTATGCAACGACTGATAGCCATTCAGCTTGGGAATCGCAATGTAATCCTTAAACTTCCCTGGCATCGGCTTATAGAGCGAATGCAATATGCCTAAAGCGCGATAGGTCTCATCGACCGTGTGAACGGTAACGCGGAAGGCATAAACATCTAAAACCTGGGAAAAACTCAAGTGCTTGCTGCGCATCTTGTTATAGATGCTAAAAAGCGTTTTTTCTCTCCCCTGTAAATCAACCTCAATCGCTGCCTTACCAAATTGCGAGCGCACACTCTGCAAAATCTTGTCGACCATCTCACGACGATTACCTCGCGCTTTCTTGACCGCGTTTTCAATTACCCTAAAGCGCATCGGCATCGAGTGCTTAAAGCTTACATCTTGTAAATCACGATAGATCAGGTTCAAACCCAAACGATGCGCAATTGGCGCGTAGATCTCCATGGTCTCTAGGGCCACGCGACGTCTCTTCTCGACAGGCACTGCATCTAAGGTATGCATGTTATGGGTACGATCAGCAAGCTTCACTAAGATCACGCGTACATCGCGCGCCATCGCCATGAACATCTTCCGAAAACTCTCGGCTTGTGCTTCGGCATGACTTTGGAACTCTAATTTATCTAGCTTGGTTAAACCTTCGACCAATTCGGCAACTTTAGCTCCAAACTGGTTAACCAGATCGGTTTGTGAATACCCTGAATCTTCAATCACATCATGCAATAAAGCAGCCATGATGCTCTGAGCGTCAAGACGCCAACTAGCACATAACTCAGCAACGGAGACCGGATGGGTAATATAAGGCTCGCCACTGTGACGATACTGTCCCAGATGAGCAGTATCGGCA
This genomic interval from Polynucleobacter sp. UK-FUSCHL-C3 contains the following:
- a CDS encoding bifunctional (p)ppGpp synthetase/guanosine-3',5'-bis(diphosphate) 3'-pyrophosphohydrolase, whose protein sequence is MSANSAKAGLSTNQSVIASLLEQSSRHLFGPTSQPTVPPKQQVVSITGLTEKLHYLKPEEINQIKRAFQFADTAHLGQYRHSGEPYITHPVSVAELCASWRLDAQSIMAALLHDVIEDSGYSQTDLVNQFGAKVAELVEGLTKLDKLEFQSHAEAQAESFRKMFMAMARDVRVILVKLADRTHNMHTLDAVPVEKRRRVALETMEIYAPIAHRLGLNLIYRDLQDVSFKHSMPMRFRVIENAVKKARGNRREMVDKILQSVRSQFGKAAIEVDLQGREKTLFSIYNKMRSKHLSFSQVLDVYAFRVTVHTVDETYRALGILHSLYKPMPGKFKDYIAIPKLNGYQSLHTTLVGPSGVPVEFQIRTADMHAVAESGVAAHWVYKDGSPELSEVQNRAHQWLQSLVDIQDNSGDSQEFLEHVKIDLFPDAVYVFTPKGQIRALPRGATALDFAYSIHSDLGNACVAVKINNLQLPLRTELKNGDIVEVINSTSSQPNPGWLEFVRTGKARAAIRHSLKTKHYAEALQLGERLLASALRQQGVDAGLLVPELWEKLLHWTGDKTREEVCVNIVLGRRTAQELATRLKILIGEEAGSEQMRLGTGDWSTLHNEPLGQAIVVDGREGMSVSFQSCCHPIPGDDIIGYLGKGEGLQIHTQDCKVAFRMLSKDSDKWAGVQWSKDTNREFDVAIIVDTKQGKGVLARVASSITSADSNILNVSMDDKYKEDSVTMRFTIQVSNRLHLSRVLRGLRTNSDVFRVIRNRSA